A part of Acidimicrobiia bacterium genomic DNA contains:
- a CDS encoding ABC transporter permease, translated as MTAERGGLGTMLARPRLMARRAMDRDLPIIPIVVLLLLLVVSVVGPSLTGHDPYEQDLADRLSAPTMEHWFGTDPLGRDNLTRLLVGSQATLQVVALSITLGGLIGLVLGMASGFYGGFVDTIITRITDALLGFPTIFFGLLFAVTLGPGFTSVALAIALSIWTWFVRIVRSEVLTLRERDFVAQARVNGLSSPRILVMHILPNVLNSFIVLVSVNLGSVIIVEATLSFLGAGIPPPRPSWGRMVAEGQEYLTSAWWLSIIPGAAITLTVICIFLLGDWVRDYLDPKIRQALDTGPGQDDRS; from the coding sequence GGCGCGCCATGGACAGAGACCTGCCGATCATCCCGATCGTGGTGCTGCTCCTGCTCCTCGTCGTCTCCGTGGTCGGGCCATCGCTCACCGGGCACGATCCCTACGAGCAGGACCTGGCGGATCGGCTGTCGGCACCGACGATGGAGCACTGGTTCGGGACCGACCCCCTCGGACGCGACAACCTCACGCGGTTGCTCGTCGGCTCGCAGGCCACCCTCCAGGTGGTGGCGCTGTCCATCACGCTGGGAGGACTGATCGGCTTGGTCCTCGGGATGGCGAGTGGCTTCTACGGCGGGTTCGTCGACACGATCATCACGAGGATCACCGACGCCCTGCTCGGCTTCCCGACGATCTTCTTCGGGTTGCTCTTCGCGGTGACGCTCGGGCCCGGCTTTACCTCGGTCGCTCTCGCAATCGCCCTCAGCATCTGGACGTGGTTCGTGCGGATCGTCCGCAGCGAGGTGCTCACGCTTCGAGAACGCGACTTCGTCGCACAGGCGAGAGTGAACGGGCTGTCGAGCCCCCGCATCCTGGTGATGCACATCCTGCCCAACGTGCTCAACTCGTTCATCGTCCTCGTCAGCGTCAACCTGGGCTCGGTCATCATCGTGGAGGCGACCCTCAGCTTCCTCGGCGCCGGGATCCCGCCACCGAGGCCATCGTGGGGACGGATGGTCGCCGAGGGTCAGGAGTACCTGACCTCCGCCTGGTGGCTGTCGATCATCCCGGGGGCCGCGATCACGCTGACCGTGATCTGCATATTCCTCCTCGGCGACTGGGTCCGCGACTACCTGGACCCGAAGATCCGGCAGGCGCTCGACACGGGACCGGGGCAAGATGACCGCAGCTGA